From Microbacterium pseudoresistens, the proteins below share one genomic window:
- a CDS encoding MmcQ/YjbR family DNA-binding protein has protein sequence MAHPLMFSPDDPLLARVREIACALPSAAEKVSHGRPAFFTQKVFCYYGGSQRVDEHWIAHDAAILVRPDPGDDPALRQDPRFWVPAYLGPAGWLGIDLDAQTDWQEVAELIDASFRVTAPRRLVAELDAR, from the coding sequence ATGGCGCATCCGCTGATGTTCTCCCCCGACGATCCGCTGCTCGCGCGGGTGCGGGAGATCGCGTGTGCCCTGCCCTCGGCCGCGGAGAAGGTCAGTCACGGACGACCGGCGTTCTTCACGCAGAAGGTGTTCTGCTACTACGGCGGCTCGCAGCGCGTCGATGAGCACTGGATCGCTCACGACGCTGCGATCCTGGTGCGTCCCGATCCCGGCGACGACCCGGCGCTGCGGCAGGATCCGCGGTTCTGGGTGCCCGCCTACCTGGGCCCGGCGGGCTGGCTCGGTATCGACCTCGACGCCCAGACGGACTGGCAGGAGGTCGCCGAACTCATCGACGCGTCCTTCCGTGTGACGGCGCCGCGCCGCCTCGTCGCCGAGCTCGACGCCCGCTGA
- a CDS encoding aminoglycoside 3'-phosphotransferase, which translates to MSIPSVDVAVPARVRELARGAALRAVWLNNLGGVTFRTDDGRYIKHGPRNAETSMRDEAERMRWARRWTRVPEVIDHGEDGTEEWLVTVAIDARSAVDPRWVDEPATAVRALGEGLRMLHEALPVAECAWSWEVPARIANAAGRGIAIPADLRTPPETDLLVVCHGDACAPNTLLDDDGRPVAHVDLAALGIADRWADIAVTAMSTEWNYGPGWQDALVTAYGLTPDRERMAYYQDLWNAT; encoded by the coding sequence ATGAGCATCCCGTCCGTCGATGTCGCCGTACCCGCCCGGGTACGCGAGCTGGCACGGGGCGCGGCGCTGAGAGCGGTCTGGCTCAACAACCTCGGAGGCGTCACCTTCCGCACCGACGACGGACGGTACATCAAGCACGGGCCGCGCAACGCCGAGACGAGCATGCGCGACGAGGCCGAGCGGATGCGATGGGCGCGGCGCTGGACGCGCGTGCCCGAGGTGATCGACCACGGTGAGGACGGCACCGAGGAGTGGCTCGTGACCGTCGCCATCGATGCACGCAGCGCCGTCGACCCGCGCTGGGTCGACGAACCGGCCACCGCCGTGCGCGCCCTCGGCGAGGGGCTCCGGATGCTCCACGAGGCCCTGCCCGTCGCCGAATGCGCGTGGTCCTGGGAGGTCCCCGCGCGGATCGCGAACGCCGCCGGGCGGGGCATCGCCATTCCCGCCGACCTTCGTACGCCGCCGGAGACGGATCTGCTCGTCGTGTGCCATGGCGATGCGTGCGCCCCGAACACCCTCCTCGATGACGACGGCCGCCCCGTGGCCCACGTCGACCTGGCCGCCCTCGGCATCGCAGACCGCTGGGCCGATATCGCCGTCACCGCAATGAGCACGGAGTGGAACTACGGCCCGGGCTGGCAGGACGCACTCGTCACTGCCTACGGCCTCACCCCCGACCGTGAGCGCATGGCCTATTACCAGGACCTCTGGAACGCGACGTGA
- a CDS encoding DUF488 domain-containing protein, which produces MDLRRKRAYDTAEPGDGFRVLVDRLWPRGVSKDRAAIDLWAKEVAPSPELRKAWHAAETDADFDECAARYRSELSGDDAEALDELVAAIRGKDVVTLVYALHDEEHTHAIVLEEVLRDRV; this is translated from the coding sequence ATGGACCTGCGTCGCAAGCGAGCCTACGACACCGCCGAGCCCGGCGACGGGTTCCGCGTGCTCGTCGACCGGCTGTGGCCGCGCGGCGTCTCCAAGGACCGCGCCGCGATCGACCTATGGGCGAAGGAGGTGGCCCCTTCGCCAGAACTGCGCAAAGCGTGGCACGCCGCCGAGACGGATGCCGACTTCGACGAGTGCGCCGCGCGTTACCGCAGCGAACTGTCCGGCGACGATGCCGAGGCGCTCGACGAACTCGTGGCAGCGATCCGCGGCAAGGACGTCGTCACACTCGTCTACGCGCTCCACGACGAGGAGCACACCCATGCCATCGTGCTGGAAGAGGTGCTGCGCGACCGGGTGTGA
- a CDS encoding SDR family NAD(P)-dependent oxidoreductase — protein MQIQGTGALITGGASGLGLATAKRLAAAGAHVTIADLPSSPGEQVAAELGGVFAAADVTDAEQVRAAVAAAQQAAPLRIVVNCAGIAPPAKVLDRDGNPGSLADFEKIIRINLIGTYNVIGQASAVIAQNQPTESGDRGVIVNTASVAAFDGQIGQPAYSASKGGVHAMTLPIARELARYGIRVCTIAPGIMETPMLAGLPEAAQDSLGQQVPYPSRLGRPDEYAVLAQQIVENGYLNGETIRLDGAIRMAPK, from the coding sequence ATGCAGATCCAGGGAACCGGCGCCCTTATCACGGGCGGCGCCAGCGGACTCGGGCTCGCCACCGCGAAGCGCCTCGCCGCTGCAGGCGCGCACGTGACGATCGCCGACCTGCCCTCATCGCCCGGTGAACAGGTGGCGGCCGAACTCGGCGGCGTCTTCGCCGCCGCCGACGTCACCGACGCCGAGCAGGTGCGCGCCGCGGTCGCCGCCGCGCAGCAGGCCGCGCCGCTGCGGATCGTCGTGAACTGCGCAGGGATCGCTCCGCCGGCCAAGGTGCTCGACCGCGACGGAAACCCCGGCTCGCTCGCTGATTTCGAGAAGATCATCCGTATCAATCTCATCGGCACGTACAACGTAATCGGGCAGGCCTCGGCCGTCATCGCGCAGAACCAGCCGACCGAGAGCGGCGACCGCGGCGTCATCGTCAACACGGCCAGCGTGGCCGCCTTCGACGGTCAGATCGGCCAGCCCGCGTACTCGGCGTCGAAGGGCGGCGTACATGCCATGACCCTGCCGATCGCCCGTGAGCTCGCGCGCTACGGCATCCGCGTGTGCACGATCGCGCCGGGGATCATGGAGACGCCGATGCTCGCGGGTCTGCCCGAAGCGGCGCAGGACTCTCTCGGACAGCAGGTGCCGTATCCCTCGCGCCTCGGCCGGCCCGACGAATACGCCGTGCTCGCGCAGCAGATCGTCGAGAACGGCTATCTCAACGGCGAGACCATCCGCCTCGACGGCGCGATCCGCATGGCGCCGAAGTGA
- a CDS encoding energy-coupling factor transporter transmembrane component T family protein, whose protein sequence is MSRARELVPALPATAPGKDEVGRAPWIAGVNPVTRIVLALVLSIPLFASIDVVSGLVAIGLQLLCVPLTGLSVGTVLRRLALLLAIAPVAGISMLLYAAPEGRVLWSFGFATISEGSIQLAIAVSVRVIALGLPTILLFGRTDPTELADALAQVAHLPSRFVLGVLAGTRMLGLFVDDWRTMILARRARGVGDRGVIRRFLSMSFVLLVFAVRRGTKLAMAMEARGFGSDIPRTWSRPSRLSWRDAVALAGGLAIMALALAAAVAAGTFRFIWS, encoded by the coding sequence ATGAGCCGCGCCCGCGAGCTCGTCCCCGCTCTGCCCGCGACGGCGCCGGGGAAGGACGAGGTCGGCCGCGCGCCCTGGATCGCGGGGGTCAACCCCGTCACCCGCATCGTGCTCGCGCTCGTGCTGTCGATCCCGCTGTTCGCCTCGATCGACGTCGTGAGCGGTCTGGTCGCCATCGGCTTGCAGCTGCTGTGCGTTCCGTTGACGGGTCTGTCGGTGGGTACGGTGCTGCGCCGACTCGCCCTGCTGCTCGCGATCGCGCCGGTGGCGGGCATCAGCATGCTGCTCTACGCCGCGCCCGAGGGCCGGGTGCTGTGGAGTTTCGGCTTCGCCACGATCAGCGAGGGATCGATCCAGCTCGCCATCGCGGTGAGCGTCCGCGTCATCGCCCTGGGCCTGCCCACCATCCTGCTGTTCGGCCGGACCGATCCCACTGAGCTCGCGGATGCGCTCGCGCAGGTCGCGCATCTGCCCAGCCGGTTCGTGCTCGGCGTGCTCGCCGGCACACGGATGCTCGGACTGTTCGTCGACGACTGGCGCACCATGATTCTCGCCCGCCGGGCGCGCGGGGTGGGTGACCGTGGCGTGATCCGGCGGTTCCTGTCGATGTCGTTCGTGCTGCTCGTGTTCGCCGTGCGGCGGGGCACGAAGCTGGCCATGGCGATGGAGGCGCGCGGTTTTGGCTCCGACATCCCGCGCACCTGGTCGCGGCCGTCGCGCCTGTCGTGGCGCGATGCCGTGGCGCTCGCGGGCGGCCTGGCGATCATGGCGCTGGCGCTCGCCGCCGCCGTGGCCGCCGGAACCTTCCGCTTCATCTGGAGCTGA
- a CDS encoding SDR family oxidoreductase — translation MTEKKPLSGKTILMSGGSRGIGLAIALRAAADGANIALLAKTDTPNPKLEGTIHTAAEQIRAVGGRALPIVGDVRDDSDITEAVMKAQGEFGGIDIVVNNASVIDLSRSLDLAAKKYDLMQDVNVRGTFMLSRAAIPQLRESGNPHILSLSPPLNPSPKWLGAHTGYTLAKFGMTMVTLGLAAEFAEDGIAANTLWPRTTIATAAVQNLLGGDKVMAASRTADIYADAAYAVLTKPSRECTGQSLIVEDVLEAEGVTDFSHYAAVPGTPDDRLFPDIFLD, via the coding sequence ATGACCGAGAAGAAGCCGCTCTCCGGCAAGACCATCCTGATGTCCGGCGGAAGCCGCGGAATCGGGCTCGCGATCGCCCTGCGCGCCGCCGCCGACGGGGCGAACATCGCCCTGCTCGCCAAGACCGATACACCCAACCCCAAGCTCGAGGGCACGATCCACACGGCGGCCGAGCAGATCCGTGCCGTGGGCGGGCGGGCGCTGCCGATCGTCGGCGACGTGCGCGACGACTCCGACATCACCGAGGCCGTGATGAAGGCCCAGGGCGAGTTCGGCGGCATCGACATCGTCGTGAACAACGCCAGCGTCATCGACCTGTCGCGCTCGCTCGATCTCGCCGCCAAGAAGTACGACCTCATGCAGGACGTCAACGTGCGCGGCACGTTCATGCTCTCCCGTGCCGCCATCCCGCAGCTGCGCGAGTCGGGCAACCCGCACATCCTCTCCCTCTCGCCGCCGCTGAACCCGAGCCCGAAATGGTTGGGGGCGCACACCGGCTACACGCTGGCGAAGTTCGGGATGACGATGGTGACGCTGGGCCTGGCCGCGGAGTTCGCCGAGGACGGCATCGCCGCGAACACGCTGTGGCCGCGCACGACCATCGCCACCGCCGCCGTGCAGAACCTCCTCGGCGGCGACAAGGTGATGGCCGCCAGCCGTACCGCCGACATCTATGCGGATGCCGCCTACGCTGTGCTCACCAAGCCGTCGCGGGAGTGCACGGGCCAGTCGCTCATCGTCGAAGACGTGCTCGAAGCCGAGGGCGTGACCGACTTCTCCCACTACGCCGCCGTACCTGGCACCCCCGACGACCGGCTCTTCCCGGACATCTTCCTCGACTGA